One stretch of Filifactor alocis ATCC 35896 DNA includes these proteins:
- a CDS encoding glutamate-5-semialdehyde dehydrogenase has product MNNLITQELKEMAKKARDAFAYLSIIGSEEKNIALKNIVDSLKQNREAILQANHLDVTKMRERGEKEALIERLALDSNKFESICIGILDIIKLNDPVYEVFDVIKRPNGLQIAKMYVPFGVIAMIYESRPNVTVDAAVMALKTSNVVILKGGKEAINTNLELVRAMREGLKKSGFPEDCILFVNRIEREYATQLMKLKGDIDLLIPRGGAGLIRSVVENATVPVIETGTGNCHLYVDAQAKIENALDIAYNAKVQRPGACNAIETILVHRDIAKEFLSKLKDRFYNRVHIKGDNGVKQILPSVEIATEEDFQKEFLDFIVAVKIVDSIDEAITHINLYGTKHSEIIVTEDYSNIIKFQKQVDAAVVYVNASSRFSDGGEFGFGAEIGISTQKFHARGPMGLKEIMTYKYVVIGEGQIR; this is encoded by the coding sequence TTGAATAATTTGATTACGCAAGAGTTGAAAGAGATGGCAAAAAAAGCTAGAGATGCATTTGCATATTTGAGCATAATCGGTTCTGAAGAAAAAAATATTGCGCTAAAAAATATTGTGGATAGTTTGAAACAAAACAGAGAAGCTATTTTGCAAGCTAACCATTTAGATGTCACAAAAATGAGAGAGCGCGGAGAAAAAGAAGCATTAATTGAAAGACTTGCTTTAGATTCCAATAAATTTGAATCAATTTGCATCGGTATATTGGACATTATCAAATTGAATGATCCTGTATATGAAGTGTTCGACGTTATAAAGCGTCCAAACGGTTTACAAATTGCAAAAATGTATGTTCCTTTTGGCGTAATTGCAATGATTTATGAATCAAGACCAAATGTAACAGTGGATGCAGCAGTTATGGCATTGAAAACATCAAATGTTGTAATATTAAAGGGTGGAAAAGAAGCCATTAATACAAATTTAGAATTAGTTCGAGCTATGAGAGAAGGGTTAAAAAAATCAGGATTTCCTGAGGACTGTATCCTTTTTGTAAATCGTATTGAACGTGAATATGCTACTCAATTGATGAAATTAAAAGGTGATATTGACTTGCTAATTCCCAGAGGAGGTGCCGGTTTGATTCGTTCTGTTGTAGAAAATGCGACAGTACCTGTGATTGAAACAGGCACAGGAAATTGCCATTTGTATGTTGATGCTCAAGCAAAAATAGAGAATGCTTTAGATATTGCATATAATGCAAAAGTGCAAAGACCGGGTGCTTGCAATGCAATTGAAACAATTTTAGTTCATCGTGATATTGCAAAAGAGTTTTTGTCTAAATTAAAAGATAGATTTTATAATAGGGTTCATATTAAAGGAGATAATGGTGTAAAACAGATTTTGCCATCGGTTGAAATTGCAACTGAAGAAGATTTTCAAAAAGAATTTTTGGATTTTATTGTAGCTGTTAAAATAGTAGACAGTATTGATGAAGCAATTACACATATTAATCTGTATGGAACAAAACATTCCGAAATTATTGTAACTGAGGATTACAGCAATATCATAAAATTCCAAAAACAAGTAGATGCGGCAGTTGTTTATGTCAATGCCTCTTCCAGATTTAGTGATGGTGGGGAATTTGGATTTGGTGCCGAAATTGGAATCTCTACACAAAAATTTCATGCGAGAGGTCCGATGGGATTGAAAGAAATTATGACATATAAGTATGTTGTGATAGGTGAAGGACAAATAAGGTAG
- a CDS encoding MBL fold metallo-hydrolase, producing the protein MELKVFFQNHYQINSYVLYDPETKKAYVIDPGLNGSALIQFLKGNNLNVEMIFLTHGHGDHISDVPMILEHYDAKIYAHRADSVLFESAEKNHSPLISGKFTEFKIDFFVDEGDSITLGKKHMDVIHTPGHTKGGVCFHFENMLFTGDTLFKGSIGRTDLFGGNYDELLNSLLHIAKLDGETIIYPGHGPGTVLRKELLTNPFYKGLI; encoded by the coding sequence ATGGAATTGAAAGTATTTTTCCAAAATCATTATCAAATTAACAGTTATGTGTTATATGATCCAGAAACAAAAAAAGCATATGTAATTGATCCCGGGTTAAACGGTTCTGCATTGATTCAATTTTTAAAAGGGAACAATTTGAATGTAGAAATGATATTTCTTACACACGGTCACGGAGATCATATTTCTGATGTTCCGATGATATTAGAGCATTATGATGCAAAGATATATGCACATAGAGCTGATTCGGTACTATTTGAGTCAGCTGAGAAAAATCATTCGCCATTGATTTCCGGAAAATTCACAGAATTTAAAATTGATTTTTTTGTAGATGAAGGGGATAGCATTACTTTAGGTAAGAAGCATATGGATGTTATCCATACTCCGGGACATACCAAAGGTGGAGTTTGCTTTCATTTTGAAAATATGTTGTTCACAGGAGACACTTTATTCAAAGGATCTATAGGGAGAACGGATTTATTTGGTGGGAATTATGATGAATTGCTGAATTCACTGTTACACATAGCTAAATTAGATGGAGAAACCATAATTTATCCCGGTCATGGACCGGGTACAGTATTAAGAAAAGAACTGTTGACAAATCCTTTTTATAAAGGACTCATATAA
- the proB gene encoding glutamate 5-kinase has protein sequence MSKKAKRVVVKLGSSSLTYENGKLNLIQIEQLVRQIADLKNQGHDVLVVSSGAISAGMGYLNYSKRPKTLPEKQACAAIGQGKLLHLYEKLFCEYGYSVGQILLTKEDFADRERFLNSRSVLNELLSKNIIPIINENDAVVVSEIKFGDNDTLSALVSTLIEADLLIILSDIDGLFDKNPQVHKDAKLIEYVEKIDSKIESLAGDSISNVGTGGMRTKINAAKIATRSGVSVIIAKSNKQNVLNCILNGQKIGTFFVEEPHQLKLRKSWIAYNARGKGQIVIDLGAYQAIENNKSLLPSGIIEVRGEFRKGDVVDILFENKIIGRGLTYFDYDALNKIKGKHSEEIEDIIGTKDYDEVIHKDNLVRKEITIE, from the coding sequence ATGAGTAAAAAGGCTAAAAGAGTAGTTGTTAAACTGGGCTCTTCCAGTTTAACTTATGAGAACGGAAAGTTAAATTTAATACAAATTGAACAATTAGTAAGACAAATTGCAGATTTAAAAAATCAAGGACACGATGTTCTTGTTGTAAGTTCCGGAGCGATTTCTGCCGGTATGGGTTATTTGAATTATTCTAAGAGACCAAAAACTTTACCCGAAAAACAGGCATGCGCTGCAATTGGGCAGGGGAAATTATTGCATTTGTATGAAAAACTGTTTTGTGAATATGGATATTCAGTGGGGCAAATTTTGTTAACAAAAGAAGATTTTGCTGATAGAGAAAGATTTTTGAATTCCAGAAGTGTACTAAATGAATTGTTATCAAAAAATATTATTCCTATTATCAACGAAAATGACGCAGTTGTTGTTTCTGAAATAAAGTTTGGTGACAATGATACACTGTCTGCTTTAGTCAGTACCTTAATAGAAGCTGATTTATTGATTATACTTTCAGATATAGATGGTTTGTTTGATAAGAACCCTCAAGTTCATAAAGACGCAAAGTTGATAGAATATGTAGAAAAAATAGATTCTAAGATTGAGAGCCTTGCAGGAGACAGTATTTCTAATGTAGGAACCGGAGGTATGCGAACAAAAATTAATGCAGCTAAAATAGCTACTCGATCAGGTGTCTCTGTAATTATTGCAAAAAGTAATAAACAAAATGTGTTAAATTGTATCTTAAACGGACAAAAAATAGGGACCTTTTTTGTTGAGGAACCTCATCAACTAAAACTTAGAAAAAGCTGGATAGCATATAACGCAAGAGGAAAAGGGCAAATTGTTATTGACCTTGGTGCATATCAAGCTATAGAAAATAATAAAAGTTTGTTACCTTCCGGAATAATAGAGGTTCGGGGAGAATTTAGAAAAGGGGATGTTGTGGACATTCTTTTTGAAAATAAAATAATCGGAAGAGGGCTTACTTATTTTGATTATGATGCTCTCAATAAAATTAAAGGAAAACATTCTGAAGAAATTGAAGACATTATCGGGACGAAGGATTATGATGAGGTGATTCATAAAGATAATTTGGTCAGGAAGGAGATTACGATTGAATAA
- a CDS encoding alanine racemase, with the protein MQKKIQYPIMEINLNHLYENAKNIVEQCKKHGISVTGVVKGTDSYEHSYNTISNTLLDAGCTSIADSRMNTIIQMRNYGFEGRLLLLRVPMISELDDVVHYADCSLQSSLTVLEKTNETASKHNIIHDVILMMDLGDLREGFFDENELIHVASIVEKKMKHLHLKGIGTNLGCYGSIRPDTSNLGRLVSIAEKIEFHIGRKLEIISGGATSSLPLVLNGSIPKRINHLRVGEGIVLSRDLIDIWNIDMPFMHKDVYTISAEVIEVREKPSYPIGTIFVDAFGNKPEYIDKGIRKKALLAIGKRDVGSVDSLIVKLENAEIIGGSSDHLILDIEDVKEDIKEGDIISFDLYYGAMIFANNSSSVTKIYKRE; encoded by the coding sequence ATGCAAAAGAAAATACAATATCCTATTATGGAAATTAATCTTAATCATCTTTATGAAAATGCAAAAAATATTGTTGAACAATGCAAAAAGCACGGTATTTCTGTCACGGGTGTTGTAAAAGGCACAGATTCTTATGAACATTCCTATAATACAATTTCAAACACACTGTTAGATGCCGGATGTACGTCTATTGCAGATTCCAGAATGAATACTATTATCCAAATGAGAAATTATGGTTTTGAAGGAAGATTATTATTGTTAAGAGTACCTATGATTTCTGAATTAGATGATGTTGTTCATTATGCAGATTGTAGTTTGCAATCCAGTTTAACAGTATTAGAAAAGACAAACGAAACAGCTTCTAAACACAACATCATCCATGACGTGATATTAATGATGGATTTAGGAGATTTAAGAGAAGGTTTTTTCGATGAAAACGAATTAATTCATGTAGCAAGTATCGTGGAGAAAAAAATGAAACATTTACACCTAAAAGGAATAGGAACTAATTTAGGTTGCTATGGCTCTATTCGTCCGGATACTTCTAACTTAGGGCGCTTAGTATCCATTGCTGAAAAAATAGAATTTCATATCGGCAGAAAATTAGAAATTATTTCAGGCGGTGCAACATCTTCTCTACCTCTTGTTCTTAACGGAAGCATTCCAAAAAGAATCAACCATCTAAGAGTTGGTGAAGGAATCGTTCTTTCAAGAGACTTGATTGATATTTGGAATATAGATATGCCTTTTATGCATAAAGATGTATATACTATCTCAGCAGAAGTGATTGAAGTGAGAGAAAAACCTTCCTATCCGATTGGCACTATTTTTGTAGATGCTTTTGGAAATAAACCTGAATATATAGATAAAGGAATCCGAAAAAAAGCTTTACTTGCAATTGGAAAAAGAGATGTCGGCTCTGTTGATTCTCTTATTGTAAAACTCGAAAATGCAGAAATTATAGGCGGAAGCAGCGATCACTTAATCTTGGATATCGAAGATGTGAAAGAAGATATCAAGGAAGGAGACATTATCTCTTTTGATTTATACTATGGAGCGATGATATTTGCAAATAATTCTTCTTCCGTCACCAAAATATATAAAAGAGAATAA
- the aspS gene encoding aspartate--tRNA ligase: protein MDNICGLKRTNYCNDLTMSFVEKEVVLMGWVQRARDLGGLIFLDLRDRTGIVQVAFDINDSAENFSKAKELGSEYVIAIRGVVKERSSKNNNIATGDIEVFAKELRILNTAKTPPIYIKDDDIVSEDLRLKYRYLDLRKPKMQYNFLMRHKVTQSVRNFLSKEGFLEIETPILTKPTPEGARDYLVPSRVNKGHFYALPQSPQLFKQLLMTSGMDRYFQIAKCFRDEDLRADRQPEFTQIDCEMSFVEIDDVLDVTERLMKTVFHEVLNMEIQTPFKRMKWQEAMDRYGSDKPDIRFGFEINDVSDIVKDCGFKVFDEAVLSGGTVRAINLNGYEAEFSRKSIDALGETAKTYGAKGLAWMRVTESGINSPIAKFLSEDVLNSIVEKMGAKKGDLLLFVADKTMTALTSLGHIRLEAAKKLGVIDENEFAFLYVVEFPLYEYNEEENRYVAAHHPFTAPIDEDLKLFNSSPENMHAKAYDIVLNGIELGGGSIRIHTKDVQDKMFEALGFTKEEAEEKFGFLLNAFQYGTPPHGGIAFGLDRLLMLMLKRDNIREVIAFPKNQNAICPMTEAPAIADKNALQELGIELSARK from the coding sequence ATGGATAATATTTGCGGATTAAAACGAACAAACTATTGTAATGATTTGACAATGAGTTTTGTTGAAAAAGAAGTTGTATTAATGGGTTGGGTACAACGTGCAAGAGATTTAGGCGGCTTGATTTTTCTTGATTTAAGGGATCGTACAGGAATTGTTCAGGTTGCATTTGACATTAACGATAGTGCAGAAAATTTTTCGAAAGCAAAAGAATTGGGATCAGAGTATGTTATTGCAATTAGAGGAGTTGTGAAAGAAAGAAGTTCAAAGAATAACAATATTGCTACCGGAGATATTGAAGTTTTTGCAAAAGAGCTTCGTATTTTAAATACAGCGAAAACACCACCTATTTATATTAAGGATGATGATATCGTTTCTGAAGATTTACGTTTGAAATATCGATATTTGGATTTAAGAAAACCAAAAATGCAATATAATTTTTTGATGCGTCACAAAGTAACACAGTCAGTTAGAAATTTTTTGTCTAAAGAAGGTTTTCTTGAAATTGAAACTCCTATCTTGACAAAACCTACACCGGAAGGAGCTAGGGATTATTTGGTGCCAAGTCGTGTAAATAAAGGACACTTCTATGCGCTTCCTCAATCACCGCAATTATTTAAACAATTGTTGATGACTTCCGGTATGGATAGATATTTTCAAATTGCAAAATGTTTTAGAGATGAAGATTTAAGAGCAGATAGGCAGCCTGAGTTTACTCAAATTGACTGTGAAATGTCTTTTGTAGAGATAGATGATGTTTTGGATGTTACAGAACGATTGATGAAAACTGTGTTCCATGAAGTGTTAAATATGGAAATTCAAACTCCGTTTAAGAGGATGAAATGGCAAGAAGCAATGGATAGATATGGTTCAGACAAACCTGATATTAGATTTGGGTTTGAAATTAATGATGTTTCAGATATCGTAAAAGATTGCGGTTTTAAAGTTTTTGACGAAGCGGTTCTATCAGGAGGAACAGTTAGAGCAATCAATTTGAACGGATACGAAGCGGAATTTTCCAGAAAGTCAATTGATGCTTTAGGAGAAACGGCAAAAACGTATGGTGCAAAAGGTTTAGCTTGGATGCGTGTCACTGAATCAGGAATTAATTCGCCGATTGCTAAATTTTTGAGCGAAGATGTACTAAATTCTATTGTTGAAAAAATGGGTGCAAAAAAAGGTGACTTATTGTTATTTGTTGCAGATAAAACAATGACTGCATTAACTTCTTTGGGACACATTAGATTGGAAGCTGCAAAAAAATTAGGAGTGATAGATGAAAATGAATTTGCATTCCTTTATGTGGTAGAGTTTCCGTTGTACGAATACAATGAAGAAGAAAATCGATATGTTGCCGCACACCATCCTTTCACTGCACCTATAGATGAAGATTTGAAACTTTTCAATTCTTCTCCCGAAAACATGCATGCTAAAGCGTATGATATTGTATTGAACGGAATAGAACTTGGTGGCGGTAGTATTCGAATTCATACCAAAGATGTTCAAGATAAGATGTTTGAAGCGCTTGGTTTCACAAAAGAAGAAGCGGAAGAAAAATTTGGATTTTTATTAAATGCATTCCAATACGGAACTCCGCCTCACGGAGGAATTGCATTCGGATTGGATAGGTTGTTGATGTTAATGTTGAAGAGAGACAATATACGTGAAGTGATTGCTTTTCCAAAAAATCAAAATGCAATTTGTCCGATGACGGAAGCACCGGCTATAGCAGATAAGAATGCATTACAAGAATTAGGAATAGAGTTGTCTGCAAGAAAATAA
- a CDS encoding 5' nucleotidase, NT5C type, with translation MNICIDIDGTMTVRDYYIPFFNCFFHKNIKFTQMVEYDLQKVYGVSEEQIIDFYQKCGHTMHASAGIQENVVKTLLKWQKNHDVSIVTARTPEMKEVTVNWLDKKGLGKVPLHLLGTSKKTEFAKLLKCDLFIEDHPEEIKRMANSGIRTLLMDNPYNQNITHKNIVRVNDWYEIEKIVDTMN, from the coding sequence TTGAATATTTGTATCGATATTGACGGAACAATGACAGTACGAGATTATTATATCCCGTTCTTTAATTGTTTTTTTCACAAGAATATTAAATTTACACAAATGGTTGAATATGACTTACAAAAAGTGTACGGAGTTAGTGAAGAACAAATAATAGATTTTTATCAAAAATGTGGTCATACTATGCATGCATCTGCTGGAATTCAGGAAAATGTGGTAAAAACTTTGTTGAAATGGCAAAAAAATCATGATGTTTCTATTGTTACAGCTAGAACACCGGAGATGAAGGAAGTAACGGTTAATTGGTTAGATAAAAAGGGATTGGGTAAAGTTCCTCTTCATTTACTCGGAACCAGTAAAAAAACGGAATTTGCAAAATTATTAAAATGTGATTTGTTTATTGAAGATCATCCTGAAGAAATAAAAAGAATGGCAAACTCCGGAATACGAACTTTGTTGATGGATAATCCTTATAATCAAAATATTACTCATAAAAATATTGTTCGAGTGAATGATTGGTACGAGATTGAAAAAATTGTAGATACAATGAATTAA
- a CDS encoding TrmH family RNA methyltransferase, whose product MKEPTIIFSHNNAMFKLALSLNKQKFRKKHSLFLIEGTRAVLQAKENNITIKYIFVSDDFRKKRDDVWNEINCSMITEKYILDDNLFSKLSDTVASQGVIGMCEIPKYDAKSILSKEKSFILLLDQIQDPGNFGTIIRTSLAYGIDAIFFTKGSVDSFSPKVTRASMGGNLCLPLIEAEDGIDYFKKFRYTVYSASLSEKSVSYRDVNFESKVALILGNEGNGISADILNTSDYQIIIPIKEGMESLNVGVAAGILINEISYKLYG is encoded by the coding sequence ATGAAGGAACCAACAATAATTTTTTCTCATAATAACGCCATGTTTAAGTTAGCTCTTTCTTTAAATAAACAAAAATTTAGAAAGAAACATTCTCTATTTTTAATAGAAGGGACAAGAGCTGTTTTACAGGCGAAAGAAAATAATATAACAATCAAGTATATTTTTGTAAGCGACGATTTTAGAAAAAAACGGGATGATGTTTGGAACGAGATAAATTGTTCTATGATAACAGAAAAATATATTTTAGATGATAATTTATTCAGCAAGTTATCAGACACAGTTGCATCACAGGGAGTTATAGGAATGTGTGAAATTCCAAAATATGATGCAAAATCGATTTTATCTAAAGAAAAATCGTTTATATTGTTGCTGGATCAGATTCAAGATCCGGGGAATTTTGGGACTATCATTAGAACTTCATTGGCATATGGCATAGATGCAATATTTTTTACAAAAGGTTCTGTAGATTCGTTTTCTCCTAAAGTAACCAGAGCTTCCATGGGAGGGAATCTTTGCTTGCCGCTTATAGAAGCGGAAGATGGGATAGACTATTTTAAAAAATTCAGATATACTGTATATTCAGCTTCTCTCAGCGAAAAATCTGTTTCCTATAGAGATGTTAATTTTGAATCGAAGGTGGCATTGATATTAGGAAATGAAGGAAACGGCATTTCTGCCGATATATTAAATACTTCTGACTATCAGATTATTATTCCTATCAAAGAGGGCATGGAATCATTAAACGTTGGAGTAGCAGCAGGCATATTAATAAATGAAATTTCTTATAAATTATATGGGTAA
- the dtd gene encoding D-aminoacyl-tRNA deacylase translates to MRLVIQRVNHAGVQVSGKEIASCGKGLLVLLGVTHDDSMEDVEYCASKTLGLRIFEDEDEKMNLSIQDIHGEILVVSQFTLYGDIRKGRRPSFVNSAKPDKANELYEEYVKYLQKENILVSTGQFGADMKVELINDGPVTILVDSKKMF, encoded by the coding sequence ATGAGATTAGTGATTCAACGTGTAAATCATGCCGGTGTTCAAGTGTCCGGGAAAGAAATTGCAAGTTGCGGGAAGGGATTGCTTGTTCTTCTTGGGGTTACACATGATGATTCCATGGAGGATGTAGAGTACTGTGCTTCCAAAACATTGGGTTTGAGAATTTTTGAAGATGAAGACGAAAAGATGAATTTGTCAATACAGGATATTCATGGAGAAATCCTTGTTGTTTCTCAATTTACTTTGTATGGTGATATCAGAAAAGGGAGAAGACCTTCTTTTGTAAATTCTGCAAAACCGGATAAGGCGAATGAATTGTATGAAGAATATGTTAAATATTTACAGAAAGAAAACATTCTTGTTAGCACTGGGCAGTTTGGGGCTGATATGAAAGTAGAATTAATAAACGATGGACCTGTTACCATTTTGGTAGACAGTAAAAAAATGTTTTAG
- a CDS encoding RelA/SpoT family protein: protein MLSALLDKIREYNSGADVSIVEKAYLHAYEGHKNQYRKSGEKYIIHPVEVAKILAELEMDMDTIAAGLLHDVLEDTDMTYEEMASEFGTTIADLVDGVTKLGQIKYQSKQEMQAENFRKMFFAMGKDIRVVLIKLADRLHNMRTMKYMPKEKAIEKSKETAEIYAPIANRLGIFRIKWEMEDLALRYLDPDGYRELTEKVSLKRQEREKYIESVIEQIEVKLEENDITCDIKGRAKHFYSIYKKMKYQDKTFEEIYDLMAVRIIVDNIKDCYGAVGLVHTIWKPIPTRFKDYIAMPKPNMYQSLHTTVVGPDGEPLEIQIRTWDMNRIAEFGIAAHWKYKERFSANGNSDGEMEKKLSWIRQMMEWQKEVSDPEEFMESLKIDLFANKVFVFSPRGDVLELPAGSCPLDFAYKVHSQIGNKCVGAKVNSRMVPIDYKLKTGDIVEIITSGNSNGPSRDWLNIVKSSGAKTKIRQWFKKEKREENIEKGRELLEKETKKLGYPINDFLKQKYISAATKTLTNGNVEDLYAALGYGGITINQIMPKLKEKFEEDNKELLLEQKALKEKQEAEKRANIPRKQSKSSIGIHVEGIDNILIRLAKCCNPVPGDEIVGYITKGRGVSVHRKDCTNVSLNDGKNNDKRVVVYWDSNDLTSKEFEAEIQIIAYDRKSLFMDITRLFTEEKVSLNGINAKTNKENVAVMNFVIQVSSVDKLRSIMSKLRKIEGVSDVRRAVQ from the coding sequence ATGCTTAGTGCTCTTTTAGATAAGATTAGAGAATACAATTCAGGTGCGGATGTTTCTATTGTAGAAAAAGCATATTTACATGCGTACGAAGGACATAAGAACCAATATAGAAAATCAGGAGAAAAGTATATTATACACCCTGTTGAAGTAGCAAAGATTTTAGCTGAATTGGAAATGGATATGGATACCATAGCTGCCGGTTTATTGCATGATGTGTTGGAAGATACCGATATGACTTATGAAGAAATGGCAAGTGAGTTCGGTACTACAATTGCCGATTTAGTAGATGGTGTTACTAAACTGGGGCAAATCAAATATCAAAGTAAACAAGAAATGCAAGCAGAAAATTTCAGAAAGATGTTTTTTGCTATGGGTAAGGATATCAGAGTTGTTTTGATAAAGCTCGCTGACCGTCTGCATAATATGAGAACAATGAAATATATGCCTAAAGAAAAGGCAATTGAAAAGTCTAAGGAAACAGCTGAAATTTATGCTCCAATTGCTAACAGATTAGGAATTTTTCGCATTAAATGGGAAATGGAAGACTTGGCATTACGATATTTGGATCCGGATGGCTACCGAGAATTAACAGAAAAAGTATCACTTAAGAGACAGGAACGTGAAAAATATATCGAGAGTGTTATAGAACAGATAGAGGTTAAGCTCGAAGAAAATGATATTACCTGTGATATCAAAGGAAGAGCGAAACATTTTTATAGTATCTATAAAAAAATGAAGTATCAGGATAAAACTTTTGAAGAAATTTATGATTTGATGGCAGTTAGAATTATTGTAGATAATATAAAAGACTGTTATGGTGCAGTAGGGTTAGTTCATACTATTTGGAAACCGATTCCAACAAGGTTTAAGGATTATATTGCTATGCCAAAACCCAATATGTATCAATCTTTACACACAACTGTAGTTGGTCCTGACGGGGAACCTTTGGAAATACAAATCAGAACATGGGATATGAATCGAATTGCAGAATTTGGGATTGCTGCACATTGGAAATATAAGGAAAGATTTAGTGCTAATGGTAATTCTGATGGTGAGATGGAGAAAAAATTGTCTTGGATAAGACAAATGATGGAATGGCAAAAAGAAGTTTCAGATCCGGAAGAGTTTATGGAGTCGTTGAAAATTGACCTGTTTGCTAATAAAGTATTTGTGTTTTCTCCTCGAGGAGATGTTTTGGAATTGCCGGCAGGCTCCTGTCCTCTGGATTTTGCATATAAAGTCCATTCTCAAATTGGAAACAAGTGTGTAGGTGCAAAAGTAAATTCCAGAATGGTACCTATTGATTATAAATTAAAAACGGGAGATATTGTCGAAATTATAACATCAGGAAATTCTAACGGTCCGTCCAGAGACTGGTTAAATATCGTAAAAAGTTCCGGTGCTAAGACCAAAATTCGACAATGGTTCAAAAAAGAAAAAAGGGAAGAAAATATTGAAAAAGGTAGGGAACTTTTAGAGAAAGAGACCAAGAAATTAGGATATCCAATCAATGACTTTTTGAAACAAAAATATATCTCGGCAGCAACCAAAACATTAACAAATGGAAATGTAGAAGATTTGTATGCTGCTTTAGGATATGGAGGCATTACAATTAACCAAATTATGCCTAAATTGAAAGAAAAATTTGAAGAAGATAATAAAGAACTTCTTTTAGAACAAAAGGCATTGAAAGAAAAACAAGAGGCTGAAAAAAGGGCCAATATTCCAAGGAAACAGTCTAAATCCAGCATCGGAATTCATGTTGAAGGAATTGACAATATTTTGATACGTTTGGCAAAATGTTGTAATCCCGTTCCGGGAGACGAAATTGTCGGATATATAACGAAGGGGCGGGGAGTATCTGTTCACCGTAAGGATTGTACAAATGTATCTTTGAATGATGGGAAAAATAATGATAAACGTGTTGTTGTGTATTGGGATAGTAATGATTTAACTTCGAAAGAGTTTGAAGCTGAAATTCAAATTATAGCCTATGATAGAAAAAGCTTATTTATGGATATCACCAGATTATTTACGGAAGAGAAGGTTTCTTTGAATGGGATTAATGCAAAAACCAATAAGGAGAATGTAGCTGTTATGAATTTCGTAATACAAGTTTCAAGCGTTGACAAATTAAGAAGTATTATGAGCAAATTGAGAAAAATTGAAGGCGTTTCAGATGTAAGAAGAGCAGTTCAGTAA